CCTTTTATGAAAAGAGCATTTTACCTGTTAGCTGTGACGTGTGGAATATTTTTATCTCCACATATATATGCACAGCAATCTACAGATTCCCTTTTAACCAACGCTACGCTACAGGATTGTATCAGGTACGCGTTATCACATCAGCCGGTATTACGGCAGTCGCGTATTGATGAAGCCATCACGGATAGAACCGTGAAAAGCAAGCTGGCAGATTGGTATCCACAGATCAACCTGGACTATAATCTCCAGCACTACATGGAGTTGCCTACTTCTATTTTTGGTGGCAATCCTACCAAGGTGGGGGTAGCCAATACTTCTACAGCGCAGTTCGGCCTGAATCAGAACATCTTTACGCGGGATCTTTTACTGGCTACCAATACGGCCAGGGATGTACGAAAACAGAGCCAGCAAAGTACCGTACGTACCCAGATTGATGTGGTAGCAGATGTCAGCAAAGCGTATTACGATATCCTGCTCACCTCCCAACAGATCCAGGTGCTGGACGAAGATATTATCCGCCTGGAACGCAGCCTGAAAGATGCGTACAACCAGTATCAGGGTGGGGTGGTAGATAAAACGGATTATAAGCGGGCCACTATTTCGCTCAATAATGCACGCGCACAGCAGAAGTCTGCACGTGAGCTGCTCACCGCCAAGCAGGCCTATCTGCAACAGTTGATGGGGTATCCTGCCAATGCCGGCGATGTGCCGCTGGCCTATGATACTGCACAGATGGCCACACAGATAACCGGAGAAGACACTGCCCTGGTAGCCAATTACAAGGACAGGATCGAATACCAGTTACTGGAAACCCAGCAAAGCCTGCTACAGGCAAATCTGAAATACAATAAGTGGAGTTATCTGCCTACGGTATCAGCATTTGTGAACTATGCTTTTGCTTATCAGAATGAAAACTTCTCCAAATTATACAGCATTAATTATCCTAACTCCCTGTTAGGACTGAAATTATCACTGCCTATTTTCCAGGGTGGTAAAAGGGTGCATAATATCAAGATGGCAGAACTACAGCTGCAACGTACGCAGTGGGATTTTGCCACTTTGAGAAGCGAGATCAATACACAGTATACGCAGGCAATGGCTACTTACAGAAGTAACCTGAATGACTATACGACATTGAAAGATAATGTGGAGATGGCCATGGATGTATACAACATGTTGCAACTACAGTATAAGGAAGGTATCAAAACATACCTGGAAGTATTAATCTCAGAAACGGAATTGCGCACCGCGCAACTGAGCTATTACAATGCTATGTACCAGGTATTATCCAGCAAGATAGACCTGCAGAAAGCATTAGGAACCTTAACAGCTAATTATTAAATGGTAACCGGATCGGATATGAAAAAAATGAACCACATTGTCTTAATCAGCGCAGCCGGCGTACTTGGCTTTTCCGCCTGCAATGGCCCTGCCCAGAAAGGAGCGCCCGTTATGCCCCCTACACCGGTAAATATTACGGAGGCATCCGTGGCACCGGCCGTTTATTATGACAGATATCCCGCCACTGTGGTAGCCCTGAACCATGTAGAGCTGCGCTCTCAGGTTTCCGGTTTTATCACGGGAATCTTCTTTAAAGAAGGAGAAGTTGTACAGAAGGGCAAGCCCCTGTATGAAATAGACCGCCGCAAATATGAAGCGGCCTTCCACCAGGCAGAAGCAAACATCGCCAGCGCCCGTGCTAATTATAACAAGGCAAAGAAAGATGACGAGCGTTACAAACGCCTGGCAGAACAGGATGCGATAGCACGGCAGATCCTGGACAATGCAGAAGCTGCACTGGAAACTAACCGTAGCCAGCTCGCCGCTGCAGAAGCCAACCTGGCCGCTGTTCGCACCGACCTGGACTACTCCCTTATCAAAGCGCCGTTTACCGGCCGCATTGGTATTTCACAGGTAAGACTGGGCTCTCAGGTGACGCCGGGTACTACGCTGCTGAATACCATTTCCAGTGAAAATCCTATCGCCGTGGATTTCGTGATAAATGAATCGGATATTTCCCGCTTCGCTGATATACAAAGTAAAGGCGGTGCTGTAAATGATACCACTTTCCGTTTGCAAACTTCAGATGGCAGCGAATATGTTCACGCCGGCAAGATCCTGGCCATTGACCGTGGTGTGGATAACCAGACCGGTACGATCAGGGTGAGGATTGAATTTAATAATCCTGACGACAAACTGAAAGACGGGATGAGTTGTGTACTGAACGTATTGAACAGTCAGTCCGGCGACAGGCTGATCATTCCTTACAAAGCCATTACAGAGCAGATGGGTGAATACTTTGTATTTGTGGCAAAAGATAGCATTGCCGCCCAACAGAAAGTACATCTGGGCCCTAAGCTCAGAGACAGGGTTGTGATCATGGATGGCATCCAGGCAGGTGATAAGATCATTACAGAAGGCTTCCAGCGTTTGCGCGATGGCGGCAGGATACAGATCGGTATACCGGCAGCTCAACAGGGCGAACCAGTGAAGAAATAGTTATTAGTAGAATCAACAGCAGAAAATCATGATTGCAGATACTTTTATACGAAGACCCGTCACCGCAATAGTGATATCTATTGTACTGGTACTGGTGGGAATACTGGCGATGATGAATCTGCCCATAGGGCAGTATCCTGAGATCTCCCCGCCAACAGTACAGGTAACAGGTACATATACCGGTGCGGATGCACAAACAGTGGAGCAAACAGTAGCCACACCCGTGGAAGTACAGGTAAATGGTACACCGGGTATGACCTACATCTCCACAAATAATACCAGTAGCGGGCAAATGAGTATGACGGTCAACTTTGAAGTAGGTACCGACATCAACATTGCAGCACTGGATGTGCAGAACCGTGTAGGTATTGCACAACCTACCCTTCCACAGGAAGTACAGCGTTTAGGCCTTACCGTTAGAAAGCGTAATCCCAGTATCCTGATGCTGGTTGCGTTGTACTCACCCAAAGGCACACACGATATTACCTTCCTGGATAACTACACCAACGTATATGTTAAAGATGCGTTGCTGCGTGCAAAAGGAGTGGGTGATATCTTTACCCGTGCGGATGATTTCAGTATGCGTATCTGGCTGAAACCGGATAAGCTGGCAGAAATGAACGTTACGGCAGAAGATATCCGTGCTGCGCTGGCAGAACAGAATGCCCAGATCACTGCGGGTTCTGTAGGTGCGCCGCCACAACAAGTGGGACAAACATTTGAGTATAACATCCTCACCAAAGGCCGCCTGTCTACAGCAGAGGAATTTGGTAACGTCATTATCAAAACACGTCCATCAGACGGAACACTCGTGTACCTGAAAGATGTTGCGCGTGTACAGTTAGGTAAATTCAACTATGCGGGTAATAACTTCGTAGATGGCAGACGTGCTGCTTATCTGCTGGTATACCAGGCGCCGGGCAGTAACGCGATTGAAACAGCCGCCAATGTAACGGAGGCGATGGAAGAGATGAAGAAACAGTTTCCCAACGATGTGCAATACGTAGTGCCGTTTGAATCTGTGTCAGTGGTAAAAGTATCTATCGAAGAGGTATTGCACACCCTGGTGGAAGCATTGCTCCTGGTGGTACTGGTGGTATTCCTCTTCTTACAGAGCTGGCGTGCTACCATCATTCCCATCCTGGCTATCCCGGTATCCATTATTGCTACTTTCATCTTCTTTATACCACTTGGGTTCACCATCAACACGCTGACGTTGTTCGGTTTCGTACTGGCTATCGGTATTGTGGTGGATGATGCCATTGTGGTGGTGGAAGCGGTGCAGCATAATATAGACCATGAGAAGATGTCGCCCAAAGATGCTACCACCCAGGCTATGAAAGAGATTTCCGGCCCGGTAATAGCCATTGCGCTCATCCTGGCAGCGGTGTTTGTACCGGTTGGATTTATACCTGGTATCGTGGGCCGTTTGTATCAGCAGTTCGCCATCACGATCGCCATCTCCGTACTGATCTCTGCTTTTGTGGCATTGTCTTTAACACCGGCTTTATGTATCCTGCTGTTAAAACCAATGCATCTCGACAAGGACTCAAAAGGGCTGAATAAATTCTTCTTTAAATTCAACCGCTGGTTTGGTCATACCACTTCCCGTTATTCGATGGGTGTGAAGAAGAGTATCCGCTTTTCCCGCCTGGCCATTGTATTTCTGCTGTGTCTTTTCGTAGGTACGATCATGTTATTCAAGGCAAAACCTTCCGGGTTTATTCCTACGGAAGATGAAGGACGTATCTATATTACGTTTGATCTGCCGGAATCTTCTTCTACTGAACGTACGTTAGCAGTGATGCAAAGTATTATGAAGGATCTGGACAGTACCCAGGGAATTGCGCACTACGCTGCTTTGGGAGGATTGAACGTTGTAAACTTTGCCACCAAATCGAATAGTGCCACTATCTTTTGCCAGTTGAAACCATGGAGCGAGCGTAAAGCCGACTCCCTGCAGATCTTCGGCCTGGTGGCTACTTTGCAGAAAAAGCTGGCCAAATATAAGGAAGCGAATGTGGTGGTAATTCCACCCCCGGCCATTCCGGGGCTTGGCTCCACTGCCGGTTTCTCTTTCATATTGCAGCAACGCAGAAATGGCGATATCAAAGCATTTGAAGGGGTGTTGCAGAATTTCGTAGCAGCGGTCAACAAACGTCCGGAGATCGCGCGGGCATTCTCGTTCTTCACGGCCCGTACGCCTGGATACCAGTTGGATATCGACCGGGAGAAAGCGAAGAAGATGGGTGTGAAGATCTCTGACATTGCCACCGCCCTGCAAACATACATGGGGAGTGCTTACATCAATGACTTTACTATTTACGGCAGGAACTTCCGTGTGGTAACACAGGCGGATTCCTCCTACCGGGGTGATATTAAAAACCTGAGCCAGTTCTTTGTACGCAACAGCGCAGGAACGATGGTGCCGTTGAGTACCCTCACTTCTTACAAAGTGATAGAAAGTGCGCCGGTGATCTCTCACTACAATCTTTTCCGTTCTGCGGAAATCAATGGTAACCCGGCACCGGGCTATAGTAGTGGTGATGCGATCAACGCCCTTAAAGAAGTGGCGGCACAGGAACTGCCGGATGGTTATGGTTATGAGTTCTCCGGTTTGAGCCGTGAGGAGTTATTATCAGGTTCTAAAACGATCTATATCTTCGCGTTATCCATCATCTTTGTGTTCCTGTTCCTGGCAGCATTGTATGAGAGCTGGTCTGTACCGTTCTCCGTACTGTTGGCAGTACCTATCGGCGCCTTTGGTGCCATTACGGTACTAACGTTCCTGCCTAAACTGAGTAACAACGTATATGCGCAGATCGGTTTGATTACACTGATCGGGTTGTCTGCCAAGAATGCGATCCTGATCGTGGAGTTTGCGAAGGAGCGTGTAGACAGAGGTATGGATCTTGTCACGGCCGCCGTGGAAGCTGCCAAGCTGCGTTTACGTCCCATCATCATGACGTCGCTGGCGTTCCTGTTGGGGATTACGCCATTGGTATTTTCTTCCGGTGCAGGTGCGGAAGCGCGTAAAACAATGGGCTGGACCGTATTAGGTGGTATGTTTACCGCTACCTTCCTGGCAATATTTATTGTACCGGTATTATATGTAGTGATCACTCGTCTGGCCTACGGCAAAGAAAAGCTGAGAAAGATGAAAGAGAGCTACCAGGCAGTGCCGGAGCATGATATACAAGGACGCCTTTAACCAGGATTAACAGATTAACAGGATTTCCCGGATGGGTGTTTTGTTGGTTATATAGAGAGATAAAAAAGATTGCCGGAGATAAAAGCGCAGATTACGCTGATATCTCCGGCAATTTTTTTATAAACAACAAAACACCCATCCTGTTAATCCTTAGTATCCTTTAATCCTGGTCCCCTGGTCTTTCTCTCCCTTCATTATCAAAATGCTGTGATAGTTGCCACTCCGTATAGCCTACCATGTACATGGTACCGGCTACTACGGCGCCTATGGTAATATACATGAACCAGTCTGTTTGCCGGTCGAAGATCAGTGCGCAGGCCACACCAGTGAGGATCAGGATCAAACCTACGCGACGCGACATATAGGCTGCCTCCTGATTGGCAGCATGCCACATTTCTGGGTTGCGGGTAGAAAGGAAACTACGGTAACCGTACCAGGACTTAGTGCTTTTAGGTGGAAAACGACGGATGAAATAACCCATAAAAAAGAACAGTAATCCTGCAAAAATTGCCGCATTGCAATACGTTGTATGCACGAATTTGAGGAACATGGCAGCCTTCTTTGGTTAGTATAAGTTACGCAAATATTTACGAATTTTTTGATTTACGAATTTAGGGATTTGAAATGCAGCGGAGATATAAGAGGTCTCCGCTGCATTTCAAATCCCTAAATTCGTAAATCAAAAAATTCGTAAATACTTAATTCTTGCTGCTGTCTGCTGCCGGCGCTGCTTTTTTCTTGAATAGCCCGTTGAGCGTATTCTTCACGGATTCCCCGGCTTGTTTGCCTACATTTTCAAGTGGCTTTCCCGTGGTCTGGGAAGTGGAATCTTTTTTACCGCTGAGCTGATTTTTTAATTCATCTTTTACGGAGTTGATGGCGTTGTTCTTGATTTGATTGACGCTATCACGTACCGTATTTTTTACGGTGTCTATTTTGTTTTTTACCAGTTCGGTGGCTTGTGCTTTCAGGCTGTTGGCACTTTCCCGGAGATCGGTTTTCAGGGAAGGTTTCAGCATATTGCCGGCCATCAGCACCTGGAGGTGAACGCTGTCGCCCAGGTTGACAGGGATCCCTTTATTCTGTGCCTGGGACACCAGGTTGTTGACGAGGTTGTTGCCCGCAGAACCCATAAGACTACGTGGCAGCGCGAGTTGCAGGGTGTAGTCCAGCGACTGGTCAAAGCCGTGGGAACCGGCAATATCCATGCGTACGCCATTCACCGTTATTTTAAACGGATTCACTTTTACGCGGCCGTTTTCAAAGGCGAAATAGTTTTTGATATCGCGCAGCGAAAGGTCTTTCAGCTGGGATATATTCAGCGTGCTGGCCAGCTGGTCTACCGGCGCAAACTGTTTCAGGAAGCCTTCTATCAGCAGCAGGTTGCCATCGCCGGTGAGGGTGCTGAGGTCGGGGCTCATATCTTTTCCCAGTTTACCGTGCATCTTCAGCTGGGAAGTGATTTTACCGGACAGGAATTTACCTATCGGCATCAGTTTCTGTACGGTGTTGAAAGTGTTGAAAGTTTCCTGTACATCCAGGTTTTGAACGTTATAAGCTACGTCGATATCCGGGTTTGTTTTGCTGTTTTTAGTGCTGTAGCTACCGTTGATTTCCATGGTACCTTGCAGGGCGTTGGCTTTCAGCTGTTGCATGGTAACCGTTTCATCTTTTACGAGCAGGTTGCCGGTAACGTTACGGAGGTCCGCTTTATCATATTGTACTTTGCCGACAGTTGCCTGTAAGCCCAGGTTCAGATTAGCCGGTACCGCAAAAGGCGCTGTGGCGGCGGTATCTGCCTTACCGCTGGCGGCGGCTGGTGCAGGTTCGGTGCCCATCCATTTGTTGAGGTTGATCTCATCTGCCTTGAAGTTCATTTTACCATCCAGGGGCGCGTTTTTAAACGTATAGGCGAGCAGGTTATTTACTTCGCCGTTGGCTTCAAAGTTGGTGCCCATGTATTGACCGTTCAATTCCTTTACGGTTACATTTTTTGGATTGAACTGTAGCAAGAGATTATTCACTTTTACACCATCGGGATAGTCCTTGCTTTTATACAGCATATTGCTCAGTTGCAGGGTACCGGCAGCATAGAAGCGGTCGTACTGCTGCTTTTCTATGGCGCTCATGTTGCCTTTGGCGGAAATGTCTGCATCCAGCAGGCCGGAGAGGGTAGTGCCTCCTTCGAGCTTCACAAATTCGGTGATCTTTGAGAGATCCAGTTTGCCTTTGGCCGCACCATCGAGGTACATATCAGAAACGGGTGTTTTCACGAGCAGACGGAGATCCAGCGGGGTGTTATCCATTTCCAGGTGGCCGGTGGGCATATCCACGATGGTATGATCAGGTACACCATCGGGGTTGCTGATCTTCATGGCTATCTGGATATTTTTTACCGGTTTTGGCAGGTCAGGATACTGGAAGAAACCATCTTTTACAGACAGGTTCAGACCAAAGGCCGGCATCTGTACAGGCGAGTAGTTGCCTTTTACATACCCGTTGAAAGCAGCGGTACCACTGGTTTTTATTTTGTTGAAATCTGTTTTGTAGATGGCCGGTACGAGCGACAGCAGATCTTTAAAATTGGTAGAAGGTGCATTAAAGCTCATATCCATACCATAGGTAGAATCGTTTACCAGTTTGAAAAGACCTTGCAGGCCCAGTTCCAGGTTGTTGAGAGATGCTTTGCCATCTTTCAGCGTATAGGTACTGGTGTTGTTATCTATCTGAATAGCGGCATCCAGTTTGGTTTTTACGCTGGAGAGATACGGGATCAGTCCATAGCGGAAAGTGATGCCATCGGCGGTGGTGTTGGTTTCCAGGGTGAACTGATCCTGTGTAAAATCACCTTTGCCCTGATGCGTCAAACCCTCCACGATCATTTGCATATTACCTTCCTGGTCATCATAATTGATGTAGGCATCTTCAATCTTATATTGCTGTAAGCTTAATGCAAACTGGCTGCTGCTGGTATCTGCCGCATTGGCCTGCGCCGTATCCGGTTTCATGATGTCCCAGTTGGCACTACCGTTTTTATGAACAATGGCGTGTATGCGTGGCTGTGAGAGGGTAATGTTATAGATGTCCATTTTATCTCCCTTTATTACACTCATGAGATTGAGGGCAATATCTATCTGCCTGACGGCCAGGAGGGTGTCGCCCTCAAAATCGCCGGTACCGGTGATCTCCAGGTTTTCCAAGCCAACAGCCAGGCGGGGGAAATGCCGGAACAAACTGATATCCACATCTTTAAAATCCACTTTGGCCGTCAGTTGCTTATTCAGTTCTGTCTTTACCGTGGCCATAATTTTGTCTTTAAAAAAATATGGGATGGCTATAGCTGCCAATACTAAGACCACGATTGTGATCGCCACAATTTTCAGGATCTTTTTGAGCATAGGTTTTTCTTTATTTGATTATTTGCGTGAAGATAATAATATTTTAGGCAAAGGACTTCGTAGTAAAACTATGGATAACAGGGAGATAATCGTTCCACGACGCTGTTCCTTGGCGCCTTTGCATGAAATATGCTGTATTTTTGCTGTATTCAGGAAAACACACACTATATGACACCAGAAAGAAGCGAGCGGCTGATATCCGTACTGAATAAACGGCAGGCAAATTTAACAGTAGTACTGGAAGACGTACAGGATCCGCACAATATTTCCGCTGTTATGCGTACCTGCGATGCAGTAGGTATCCAGGATATTTATGTGATCACCACCAAGGCGCCCCGGCATAAGAAATGGGGACACCGTAGCAGCAGTACGGCGGAGCGGTGGCTTACCACCCATCAATTTGATGATGCTGCGGCCTGCATGGCAGCATTGCGTGAAAGATATGACAAGATATTAACCACACATCTGGCTGATGATGCAAAGAGCCTTTATGATATTGATTTCACAGGCTCGGTAGCCCTGGTTTTCGGCAATGAACAAAATGGCGTGAGCGATGGTGTAAGAGCATTGGCAGATGGTAATTTTATTATTCCGCAGATGGGGATTATCAAATCGCTCAATATTTCTGTTGCTTGTGCCGTGAGCATTTATGAAGCCTTACGGCAGAAAATGCAGGCAGGACATTATGAGCAGACAGGACTACCGGAAAAGCGATACAAAGAGCTTTTAACGGATTGGGGATTTAAGGAAGATGATTTATAGGAACGACATAAAAAAATCCCTGGCCTTTCAACCAGGGATTCGCATTTATACTTAGATAACCCTTTTTTATGCGCTGCAGGTAACACAACCTTCTTCCATGGTACATACAGCCCCTTCAGGAATATCTTCCAGGGAAACATCACCGCCAGCAGCTTTAACAACCGGCTGGATCTGCTGACCACCTTGTTTTTCTACGGTAAACTGTACCGCCTGTGTAGCAGCCTGTGTACGCAGATAATACATACCTGTTTTCAAACCTTTCTTCCAGGCATAGAAGTGCATGGAGGTGAGCTTGGCGTTGGTAGGTGTGTCAACGAAGAGGTTCAGTGATTGAGACTGACAGATGAACGCACCGCGGTCTGCTGCCATATCAATCAGGTTACGTTGTTTGATTTCCCATACCGTTTTGTAGAGTTCTTTGATGCTGGATGGTATTTCAGGAATACTCTGAATGGAACCATTGGATGAAATGATTTTAGTTTTCATTTCATTATCCCAGAGGCCCAGTTCCACGAGGTCTTTCAGCAGGTGTTTGTTTACCACTACAAACTCACCACTCAGTACACGGCGTGTGTAGATGTTGGAAGTGTAAGGTTCAAAACACTCGTTGTTGCCGAGAATCTGTGAAGTAGACGCTGTAGGCATAGGCGCCAGCAGCAGGGAGTTGCGGATACCATCTTTTTTGATGGCAGCTTTCAGTGATTTCCAGTCCCAGCGTTCGGAAGGTTTCACATCCCACATATCAAACTGGAGGATTCCTTTGGAAGCCGGTGAGCCTGGGAATGTTTCGTAGTAGCCTTCTTTTTTGGCGAGGTCGTTGGAAGCGGTTAAACCGGCGAAGTAGATGGTTTCAAATATTTCGCTGTTCAGTTTCTTGGCTTCATCACTTTCAAAAGGATAACGCATAAGGATAAACGCATCTGCGAGACCCTGTACACCCAGGCCGATAGGGCGGTGGCGCAGGTTACTGCGTTCTGCCTCTTCTACCGGGTAGTAGTTATGATCGATGATCTTGTTCAGGTTTAAAGTAGCCTGATAGGTTACTTCGTATAATTTCTGATGATCAAATTGTCCTTCTGTTACAAAGCGGGGCAGTGCCAGGGAAGCAAGGTTACATACCGCTACTTCATTGGCATCGGTATATTCGATGATCTCTGTGCAGAGGTTGGAACTCTTGATGGTGCCCAGGTTTTGCTGGTTGGATTTGCGGTTGGCCGCATCTTTATACAACAGGTAAGGAGTGCCGGTTTCAATCTGTGCATCCAGGATGGCGAACCAGAGTTCCTGTGCTTTGATTGTTTTACGTGCGCGGCCTTCCTGTTCATATTTTTCAAACAGTTGTTCAAATTCATTACCCCAGCATTCGTGCAAACCGGGTGCTTCGTGTGGGCAGAACAATGACCAGTTGCCATTGGCTTCTACACGTTTCATAAACAGGTCGGGCATCCAGAGGGCGTAGAACAGATCACGTGCGCGCATCTCTTCTTTACCGTGGTTTTTACGCAGGTCCAGGAATTCGAAAATGTCGGCATGCCATGGTTCCAGGTAGATAGCGAAAGCGCCTTTACGCTTGCCACCACCCTGATCCACATAGCGTGCAGTATCGTTGAATACGCGCAGCATAGGAATGATACCATTGGAAGTACCATTGGTGCCACTGATGTAGGAACCCGTAGCACGGATGTTATGAATGCTGAGGCCAATACCGCCGGCGCTTTGTGAAATCTTGGCGGTTTGTTTCAGGGTATCGTAGATGCCTTCGATGCTGTCTCCCTGCATGGTGAGCAGGAAGCAGGAGGACATCTGCGGTTTGGGAGTGCCTGCATTGAACAGGGTAGGCGTGGCATGTGTAAACCACCGCTCACTCATCAGGTTATATGTTTTGATGGCAGATTCTATATCTGTTTTGTGGATGCCTACAGATACACGCATAAACATGTGCTGTGGACGTTCTACCACTTTGCCTTCTGTTTTCAGCAGGTAAGAGCGTTCCAGTGTTTTGAAACCGAAGTAGTCAAAAGCAAAGTCACGGTCGTAGATGATATTGGAATCCAGTGTGTCAGCATTGGTGCTGATAATGTCCCAAACTTCATCAGACAGCAGTGCTGCTGATTTACCGGTTTTAGGATCTATATATTCATACAGTTTCTTCATCGTTTTGGAAAACGACTTTTCTGTATTTTTATGCAGGTTACTTACTGCTATGCGGGAGGCCAGCAGGGCATAATCGGGGTGTTTGGTAGTCAGAGAGGCAGCTGTTTCAGCAGCCAGGTTATCCAGTTCCGAAGTAGTAACACCATCGTATAAACCCTGGATTACTTTTTTTGCTACATCTATTGCATCTACGTATTCAGTATTGAAACCATAACACAGTTTTTCAATACGTGCAGTGATCTTATCGAATTTCACTGCTTCTTTTCTTCCATCTCTCTTGATTACGAACATGGGTTTGCGAATTTAAGAGGGTTAAATATTTAAAAGTCTTCTTCCAGGCTGAATGTCTGCGAGTCTTTGCTGCCGCCCATTACGCCTGATTTTTGGTAATCGCCCACACGTTTTTCAAAGAAATTGGTCTTGCCCTGCAATGAAATCATTTCCATGAAATCGAAAGGATTAGACACGTTGAATATTTTTGTATATCCCAGTTCACCTATCCATCTGTCGGCTACAAACTCGATGTATTGTGCCATCAGGCGGCTGTTCATACCGATGAGATCTACCGGTAAGGCTTCTGTGATAAATTCTTTTTCAAATGCTACGGCGTCGCGGATGATCTGGTGTACCTGTTCTTCGCTCAGTTTTGTTGCCAGCATGCTGTAAAGCAGGCAGGCAAATTCACAATGCAGCCCTTCATCACGGCTGATCAGTTCATTGGAGAAAGTAAGTCCTGGCATCAGGCCTCTTTTCTTTAACCAGAAGATAGAGCAGAAGCTGCCACTGAAGAAAATGCCTTCTACTGCTGCAAAGGCTACAAGGCGCTCTGCAAAGGAGCCATTCTCGATCCAACGCAATGCCCAGTCAGCTTTCTTTCTTACTGCCGGTACCGTGTCGATGGCGTGAAACAGACGATCTTTTTCAACTGCATCTTTTACATAGGTATCGATCAGTAATGCGTATGTTTCAGAGTGGATATTTTCCATCATGATCTGGAAACCGTAAAAACAACGGGCTTCCGGGATCTGTACCTCGCTCATAAAGTTTACCGCCAGGTTCTCATTTACGATACCATCGCTGGCTGCAAAAAATGCAAGTACATGTGATATAAAATGGCGCTCGCCATCATTCAGGTTGGCCCAGTCTTTCAGGTCACTGCTTAAATCTATCTCCTCTGCTGTCCAGAAACTTGCTTCGTGCTTCTTGTATTGCTCCCAAACTTTTGGATATTTGATCGGCAATAACACAAAACGATCCTTGTTCTCTTTTAAAAGAATTTCATTCTCGTTACTCATATAAATATTTTTATCGGTCTGTCGAAGGTTTTTTGGTTTTTCGATCTGGGGTCAGCATGCTGCATAAAAAATCACATTTACTATCATCCCTTGTATCTCAGCATCTACAATATCCTAAAATCCATACGTCCAGGATTACAAATGTAAGCAACCGGATATGGCATCTGCTTAATAGTTTTCAACAGGTGTGGAAAAACAATATAAACATTGTGTAAATGCAGTGGTGTAGCATGTTTCACGCGTTTACGGTGACGGGTATATGTAATATGTTTTCTATGTGAAAAAAATCCGGCACGCCCTGCTAATATATACACACATTTTTTACTGAATAGGCTAACCGTATGAACATCAGTATAAAAAAAGACACT
The Chitinophaga sp. MM2321 DNA segment above includes these coding regions:
- a CDS encoding AsmA-like C-terminal region-containing protein, producing the protein MLKKILKIVAITIVVLVLAAIAIPYFFKDKIMATVKTELNKQLTAKVDFKDVDISLFRHFPRLAVGLENLEITGTGDFEGDTLLAVRQIDIALNLMSVIKGDKMDIYNITLSQPRIHAIVHKNGSANWDIMKPDTAQANAADTSSSQFALSLQQYKIEDAYINYDDQEGNMQMIVEGLTHQGKGDFTQDQFTLETNTTADGITFRYGLIPYLSSVKTKLDAAIQIDNNTSTYTLKDGKASLNNLELGLQGLFKLVNDSTYGMDMSFNAPSTNFKDLLSLVPAIYKTDFNKIKTSGTAAFNGYVKGNYSPVQMPAFGLNLSVKDGFFQYPDLPKPVKNIQIAMKISNPDGVPDHTIVDMPTGHLEMDNTPLDLRLLVKTPVSDMYLDGAAKGKLDLSKITEFVKLEGGTTLSGLLDADISAKGNMSAIEKQQYDRFYAAGTLQLSNMLYKSKDYPDGVKVNNLLLQFNPKNVTVKELNGQYMGTNFEANGEVNNLLAYTFKNAPLDGKMNFKADEINLNKWMGTEPAPAAASGKADTAATAPFAVPANLNLGLQATVGKVQYDKADLRNVTGNLLVKDETVTMQQLKANALQGTMEINGSYSTKNSKTNPDIDVAYNVQNLDVQETFNTFNTVQKLMPIGKFLSGKITSQLKMHGKLGKDMSPDLSTLTGDGNLLLIEGFLKQFAPVDQLASTLNISQLKDLSLRDIKNYFAFENGRVKVNPFKITVNGVRMDIAGSHGFDQSLDYTLQLALPRSLMGSAGNNLVNNLVSQAQNKGIPVNLGDSVHLQVLMAGNMLKPSLKTDLRESANSLKAQATELVKNKIDTVKNTVRDSVNQIKNNAINSVKDELKNQLSGKKDSTSQTTGKPLENVGKQAGESVKNTLNGLFKKKAAPAADSSKN
- a CDS encoding RNA methyltransferase, whose amino-acid sequence is MTPERSERLISVLNKRQANLTVVLEDVQDPHNISAVMRTCDAVGIQDIYVITTKAPRHKKWGHRSSSTAERWLTTHQFDDAAACMAALRERYDKILTTHLADDAKSLYDIDFTGSVALVFGNEQNGVSDGVRALADGNFIIPQMGIIKSLNISVACAVSIYEALRQKMQAGHYEQTGLPEKRYKELLTDWGFKEDDL
- a CDS encoding ribonucleoside-diphosphate reductase subunit alpha, whose amino-acid sequence is MFVIKRDGRKEAVKFDKITARIEKLCYGFNTEYVDAIDVAKKVIQGLYDGVTTSELDNLAAETAASLTTKHPDYALLASRIAVSNLHKNTEKSFSKTMKKLYEYIDPKTGKSAALLSDEVWDIISTNADTLDSNIIYDRDFAFDYFGFKTLERSYLLKTEGKVVERPQHMFMRVSVGIHKTDIESAIKTYNLMSERWFTHATPTLFNAGTPKPQMSSCFLLTMQGDSIEGIYDTLKQTAKISQSAGGIGLSIHNIRATGSYISGTNGTSNGIIPMLRVFNDTARYVDQGGGKRKGAFAIYLEPWHADIFEFLDLRKNHGKEEMRARDLFYALWMPDLFMKRVEANGNWSLFCPHEAPGLHECWGNEFEQLFEKYEQEGRARKTIKAQELWFAILDAQIETGTPYLLYKDAANRKSNQQNLGTIKSSNLCTEIIEYTDANEVAVCNLASLALPRFVTEGQFDHQKLYEVTYQATLNLNKIIDHNYYPVEEAERSNLRHRPIGLGVQGLADAFILMRYPFESDEAKKLNSEIFETIYFAGLTASNDLAKKEGYYETFPGSPASKGILQFDMWDVKPSERWDWKSLKAAIKKDGIRNSLLLAPMPTASTSQILGNNECFEPYTSNIYTRRVLSGEFVVVNKHLLKDLVELGLWDNEMKTKIISSNGSIQSIPEIPSSIKELYKTVWEIKQRNLIDMAADRGAFICQSQSLNLFVDTPTNAKLTSMHFYAWKKGLKTGMYYLRTQAATQAVQFTVEKQGGQQIQPVVKAAGGDVSLEDIPEGAVCTMEEGCVTCSA
- a CDS encoding ribonucleoside-diphosphate reductase small subunit, which gives rise to MSNENEILLKENKDRFVLLPIKYPKVWEQYKKHEASFWTAEEIDLSSDLKDWANLNDGERHFISHVLAFFAASDGIVNENLAVNFMSEVQIPEARCFYGFQIMMENIHSETYALLIDTYVKDAVEKDRLFHAIDTVPAVRKKADWALRWIENGSFAERLVAFAAVEGIFFSGSFCSIFWLKKRGLMPGLTFSNELISRDEGLHCEFACLLYSMLATKLSEEQVHQIIRDAVAFEKEFITEALPVDLIGMNSRLMAQYIEFVADRWIGELGYTKIFNVSNPFDFMEMISLQGKTNFFEKRVGDYQKSGVMGGSKDSQTFSLEEDF